One genomic segment of Ricinus communis isolate WT05 ecotype wild-type chromosome 5, ASM1957865v1, whole genome shotgun sequence includes these proteins:
- the LOC8275393 gene encoding zinc finger protein CONSTANS-LIKE 4 isoform X2 — protein MKKCELCNSLAKMYCESDQASLCWDCDARVHAANFLVAKHSRTLLCHLCQSFTPWTASGPRLRPTVSICDNCVKDSTCRPERRNKDDRNHDDDDDDDDDDDDDGDDDTGDSEDDESGDGGDEDDEENQVVPWSSTSAPPPASTSSNSDQESSCRSDGGVSQSRIAFSLKRTRESAHHAGSSILLVIPR, from the exons atgaagaagTGTGAGCTATGCAACTCTTTAGCAAAAATGTACTGCGAGTCAGATCAAGCAAGTCTTTGTTGGGATTGTGATGCCAGAGTTCATGCAGCAAATTTTCTTGTTGCTAAACATTCAAGAACCCTTCTTTGCCATCTTTGTCAATCTTTCACTCCATGGACTGCCTCTGGACCTAGGCTCAGACCTACTGTTTCAATCTGTGATAACTGTGTAAAGGACTCAACTTGCAGACCAGAGAGGCGCAATAAAGATGACCGTAACCATGATGACGACGACGACGACGATGATGATGACGATGACGATGGTGATGATGATACTGGTGATTCTGAAGATGATGAAAGTGGTGATGGAGGTGACgaagatgatgaagaaaatCAAGTGGTTCCGTGGTCTTCTACTTCAGCTCCTCCACCGGCTTCCACTTCTTCTAATAGTGATCAAGAAAGCTCTTGTAGGAGTGACGGAGGTGTTTCTCAATCCAGAATCGCGTTTTCTTTGAAGCGCACGAGAGAATCTGCTcat CATGCAGGATCATCTATACTACTTGTTATCCCAAGATAA
- the LOC8275392 gene encoding universal stress protein PHOS32 encodes MNSSPSPSPKKRNPSSAEAVFIQPSSPRFPVSTPTSGAQRRIGIAVDLSDESAYAVKWAVQNYLRHGDAVILVHVRPTSVLYGADWGAIDVSMTDQDSDNNEQSKKKLEDDFELFTTSKINELAEPLVEGLIPFKTHIVKDHDMKERLCLEVERLGLSAVIMGSRGFGASRKTTKGRLGSVSDYCVHHCVCPVIVVRFPDEKDDGDGDGAGEGSGGGEKGEKDAEILPPVVEEAEQE; translated from the coding sequence ATGAATTCTTCACCTTCACCTTCACCAAAAAAGAGGAATCCATCATCAGCGGAAGCAGTGTTTATCCAACCATCATCTCCAAGATTCCCTGTAAGCACCCCAACATCAGGTGCCCAAAGAAGAATTGGCATAGCCGTTGATCTTAGCGATGAAAGCGCTTATGCCGTCAAATGGGCTGTTCAAAACTACCTTCGTCATGGCGATGCTGTTATCCTTGTCCATGTCAGACCCACCAGTGTTCTTTATGGTGCTGATTGGGGTGCTATTGATGTTTCCATGACTGATCAGGACTCCGACAATAATGAGCAGTCAAAGAAAAAGCTTGAGGATGATTTTGAATTGTTTACCACTAGTAAAATTAATGAGCTGGCAGAGCCACTTGTGGAGGGGCTTATTCCTTTTAAGACTCATATAGTGAAGGATCACGATATGAAGGAAAGGCTTTGTTTGGAGGTGGAGAGGTTAGGGTTGAGTGCTGTGATTATGGGTAGTAGAGGATTTGGGGCTTCAAGGAAGACTACTAAAGGGAGGCTCGGTAGTGTCAGTGACTATTGTGTGCATCACTGTGTTTGTCCTGTTATTGTTGTTAGGTTTCCTGATGAGAAAgatgatggtgatggtgatggtgCTGGTGAAGGGTCCGGTGGCGGCGAGAAAGGTGAGAAGGATGCCGAGATTCTGCCTCCAGTGGTGGAGGAGGCAGAGCAGGAGTAG
- the LOC8275393 gene encoding probable serine/threonine-protein kinase fhkB isoform X1, with amino-acid sequence MKKCELCNSLAKMYCESDQASLCWDCDARVHAANFLVAKHSRTLLCHLCQSFTPWTASGPRLRPTVSICDNCVKDSTCRPERRNKDDRNHDDDDDDDDDDDDDGDDDTGDSEDDESGDGGDEDDEENQVVPWSSTSAPPPASTSSNSDQESSCRSDGGVSQSRIAFSLKRTRESAHDHLYYLLSQDNSNAFVSNESAFVGTSSMISRPLKDPKRSMRESQKGLQKAKIPEISKSAIIFEICKLKQRTWSC; translated from the exons atgaagaagTGTGAGCTATGCAACTCTTTAGCAAAAATGTACTGCGAGTCAGATCAAGCAAGTCTTTGTTGGGATTGTGATGCCAGAGTTCATGCAGCAAATTTTCTTGTTGCTAAACATTCAAGAACCCTTCTTTGCCATCTTTGTCAATCTTTCACTCCATGGACTGCCTCTGGACCTAGGCTCAGACCTACTGTTTCAATCTGTGATAACTGTGTAAAGGACTCAACTTGCAGACCAGAGAGGCGCAATAAAGATGACCGTAACCATGATGACGACGACGACGACGATGATGATGACGATGACGATGGTGATGATGATACTGGTGATTCTGAAGATGATGAAAGTGGTGATGGAGGTGACgaagatgatgaagaaaatCAAGTGGTTCCGTGGTCTTCTACTTCAGCTCCTCCACCGGCTTCCACTTCTTCTAATAGTGATCAAGAAAGCTCTTGTAGGAGTGACGGAGGTGTTTCTCAATCCAGAATCGCGTTTTCTTTGAAGCGCACGAGAGAATCTGCTcat GATCATCTATACTACTTGTTATCCCAAGATAATTCAAATGCGTTCGTGTCAAATGAATCAGCATTTGTTGGTACATCCTCAATGATCTCAAGGCCGTTGAAAGACCCGAAAAGAAGCATGAGAGAGTCTCAAAAGGGGTTGCAGAAAGCTAAAATTCCTGAAATTAGCAAGTCTGCCATAATATTTGAAATCTGCAAACTAAAACAACGAACCTGGAGTTGTTAG
- the LOC8275394 gene encoding calcium-binding protein KRP1, with the protein MASRDGVIFEDFFPAMVEKLGADGFMKELCNGFRLLMDGEKGVITFESLKRNANLLGLQDMSDDEVMCMLREGDLDGDGALNEMEFCTLMFRLSPGLMRTSRKWLVEALVSEM; encoded by the coding sequence atggcCTCACGAGATGGTGTCATCTTTGAAGATTTCTTCCCAGCAATGGTGGAGAAGCTTGGCGCTGACGGGTTTATGAAGGAGCTGTGTAATGGGTTTAGGTTGTTGATGGATGGAGAGAAAGGTGTGATCACTTTTGAAAGCTTGAAAAGGAATGCTAATTTGCTAGGGTTGCAAGACATGAGTGATGATGAGGTAATGTGCATGTTAAGAGAAGGTGATTTGGATGGTGATGGTGCTTTGAATGAAATGGAGTTTTGTACTCTCATGTTCAGGTTGAGTCCTGGGTTAATGAGGACTTCAAGAAAATGGCTTGTAGAAGCTCTTGTTAGTGAGATGTAG
- the LOC8275391 gene encoding E3 ubiquitin-protein ligase CSU1: MPQRHSKNNNDLAFFTYDEKRKLGYGTQRERLGKDSIKPFDACSLCLKPFIDPMSCQKGHVFCKECILECLLAQKKDIQRKLAAHELQKKQEKEEEEEKLMMQKARELDAFDQQNHGAVPQYSDRNQNQDKHGFHGANSVKVTSYEEEALRTMKAFWLPSATPEAPAKAEAPTTCTTCPEGKEKLKMKSLFPVYFTEDKNEKKKSSSLDKTYICPSCKVTLTNTLSLVALSSCGHVFCKKCADKFMVADKVCLVCNKACKERNLVNLEKGGTGFAGHGNNLVAMDFKHLGSGSGLGLVRPATKT, translated from the exons atgcCTCAAAGACATTCAAAAAACAATAACGATTTAGCTTTCTTCACGTACGATGAGAAGCGAAAGTTAGGGTACGGGACCCAGAGAGAAAGACTTGGCAAAGATTCAATCAAGCCCTTTGATGCTTGCAGTCTCTGCTTGAAACCGTTTATTGATCCTATGTCTTGCCAGAAAGGTCATGTCTTCTGCAAAGAATGTATTCTCGAGTGCCTTTTAGCTCAAAAAAAGGACATCCAGAG GAAGCTAGCTGCTCATGAATTGCAGAAGAAGCAAGAGaaggaagaagaggaggagaagTTGATGATGCAAAAAGCTAGAGAGCTTGATGCTTTTGATCAGCAAAACCATGGTGCAGTTCCACAATACAGTGATAGAAATCAGAACCAAGACAAGCATGGTTTCCATGGGGCCAACAGTGTGAAGGTCACTTCCTATGAGGAGGAAGCACTTCGAACAATGAAAGCATTTTGGCTGCCCTCTGCTACACCTGAAGCACCTGCTAAAGCTGAAGCCCCGACCACATGTACAACCTGTCCAGAAGGCAAAGAAAAGCTTAAGATGAAGAGCCTTTTCCCGGTCTATTTCACAGAAGAcaagaatgaaaagaagaaatccaGTTCACTTGACAAGACCTATATCTGTCCCAGCTGCAAGGTTACACTCACTAATACACTATCATTGGTGGCACTCAGTTCATGCGGTCATGTCTTTTGCAAGAAGTGTGCCGACAAATTTATGGTTGCAGATAAAGTTTGTCTTGTTTGCAACAAGGCATGTAAGGAGAGGAATTTGGTGAACTTGGAAAAAGGTGGAACAGGCTTTGCAGGCCATGGAAATAATCTTGTAGCAATGGATTTTAAGCACCTAGGTAGTGGTTCAGGACTGGGACTTGTGAGACCAGCAACAAAGACATAA